Proteins from one Polynucleobacter wuianus genomic window:
- the glmM gene encoding phosphoglucosamine mutase, producing the protein MKKQYFGTDGIRGEVGTFPIVPDFMTRLGYAAGIVLSKNAKTGERCKVLIGKDTRVSGYLLEAALEAGFAAAGVDVMLCGPIPTPGVAYLTKALRLSAGIVISASHNPYQDNGIKFFSANGDKLDDAFELAIEAELAKPMGCVNSKELGKAFRLDDAAGRYIEFCKSTFPGELNLKGLKLVVDCANGAAYHTAPHVFHELGAEVVSIGVNPDGRNINDGCGATAPAALIAKVKAEKADLGIALDGDADRLQMVDATGRLFNGDELLYVLAKDRLERGQKLGGAVGTLMTNLAVEHAIKGLGIGFERANVGDRYVLELLKQKGWILGGEGSGHLLCLDQHSTGDGTIAALQVLAAMSQNKKSLAQLLDSVKIFPQVLLNVKFKPGYDWKADETLNKQISKVEYELKDIGRVLIRASGTEPLLRVMVETKDADLAMSSAKSIADLVPTA; encoded by the coding sequence ATGAAAAAACAATACTTTGGTACTGACGGCATCCGTGGTGAAGTAGGAACATTTCCGATCGTGCCTGATTTCATGACCCGTTTGGGTTATGCCGCCGGCATTGTATTGAGCAAGAATGCCAAAACAGGTGAGCGCTGCAAAGTATTAATCGGTAAAGATACACGGGTATCAGGTTATTTATTAGAAGCCGCTTTAGAAGCGGGCTTTGCTGCCGCCGGTGTTGATGTCATGTTATGCGGTCCGATTCCAACACCAGGAGTGGCCTATCTGACTAAAGCATTACGCTTGTCAGCAGGGATTGTGATCTCAGCATCACACAATCCCTATCAAGATAACGGTATTAAGTTTTTTTCCGCTAATGGCGATAAGTTAGACGATGCCTTTGAGCTTGCTATTGAAGCGGAGTTGGCAAAACCAATGGGTTGCGTTAACTCAAAAGAACTAGGTAAGGCTTTCCGCTTAGATGATGCAGCAGGTCGTTATATTGAATTTTGTAAATCGACATTTCCAGGTGAGCTCAATCTCAAAGGATTAAAACTGGTTGTTGATTGTGCCAATGGTGCTGCCTATCACACAGCCCCTCATGTATTTCATGAGCTTGGTGCAGAAGTCGTCTCAATTGGTGTTAATCCAGACGGGCGCAATATTAATGACGGTTGTGGTGCCACAGCCCCAGCAGCTCTGATCGCTAAAGTTAAGGCAGAGAAAGCGGATTTAGGAATTGCCTTAGATGGCGATGCAGATCGTCTTCAAATGGTGGATGCAACAGGTCGCTTATTTAATGGAGATGAGCTTCTATATGTCTTAGCTAAAGATCGCTTAGAGCGCGGTCAGAAGTTGGGTGGTGCTGTTGGTACCCTCATGACTAACTTAGCAGTTGAGCACGCCATCAAAGGATTGGGAATTGGTTTTGAGCGTGCCAATGTTGGTGATCGATATGTGCTTGAGCTACTGAAGCAAAAAGGCTGGATTCTGGGTGGAGAAGGGTCGGGCCATTTGCTTTGTTTGGATCAGCACTCCACAGGTGATGGCACCATCGCAGCACTTCAAGTCTTAGCAGCTATGAGTCAGAATAAGAAGAGCTTGGCCCAATTACTTGATTCAGTAAAGATCTTCCCGCAAGTACTTTTGAATGTGAAATTTAAACCTGGTTACGACTGGAAGGCAGACGAAACTCTCAATAAGCAGATTTCCAAAGTTGAGTACGAGCTCAAGGATATTGGCAGGGTGCTCATTCGTGCTTCTGGTACTGAACCACTCCTTAGGGTAATGGTTGAGACTAAAGACGCTGATCTGGCCATGAGCAGCGCCAAGAGTATTGCGGATTTAGTTCCTACGGCATAA
- a CDS encoding MgtC/SapB family protein, with amino-acid sequence MTQLDIYGTITLRLSLALLVGAILGLNRWLHHKSAGIRTHSLVSIGSATAVLLISDFVQDDAQSVSRVLQGLITGLGFLGAGVIIREQRSQKILGLTTAASIWSCALIGAAFGAGQFALGGISLGAILVTLIMGGPLERLVAKLKGVRRSSEVTGDQD; translated from the coding sequence ATGACGCAATTAGACATATATGGGACTATCACCCTACGGCTAAGCCTAGCACTTTTAGTTGGCGCCATTTTGGGGCTTAATAGGTGGCTACATCATAAATCAGCAGGCATTCGCACTCACTCTCTTGTTTCCATTGGGTCAGCTACAGCAGTTTTACTTATCAGCGACTTTGTTCAAGACGACGCTCAGTCGGTTAGCAGAGTATTACAGGGATTAATTACTGGCCTCGGATTCTTAGGAGCCGGCGTCATTATCCGAGAGCAAAGATCGCAGAAAATCCTTGGTCTTACTACTGCAGCAAGTATTTGGTCTTGTGCACTAATAGGCGCTGCTTTTGGCGCTGGTCAATTTGCCCTTGGGGGCATCAGCCTTGGGGCTATCCTTGTAACTCTGATTATGGGAGGCCCCCTAGAGAGGCTTGTTGCAAAGCTCAAAGGCGTGAGAAGATCCTCAGAAGTTACTGGCGACCAAGATTAA
- the pstA gene encoding phosphate ABC transporter permease PstA produces the protein MNKATNINPEVFARRKRANKIGLTLSMFAMGLGMIFLLWILSVLVIKGFSSINLDLFTHSTPAPGSEGGGLANAIVGSLMLIGCCTLISTPVGVLAGLYLSEYGDRSKVAAITRFVTDIMLSAPSIVIGLFVYAFVVAQVRHFSGWAGTIALALIAIPVVVRTTENMLRLVPGSLREAAYALGTPKWKVAFMITLRAAQSGVMTGILLALARVSGETAPLLFTALNNQFFSTNMNAPMANLPVVIFQFAMSPYDNWVDLAWGGALLITFAVLGLNILARVVFRDKVQG, from the coding sequence ATGAACAAGGCTACCAATATCAACCCTGAAGTATTTGCTCGTCGCAAACGAGCAAACAAAATTGGCCTAACCTTATCCATGTTTGCCATGGGTCTGGGGATGATCTTTTTACTATGGATCCTCAGTGTTCTAGTGATTAAAGGTTTTTCTTCCATCAACCTTGATTTGTTTACACACAGCACTCCAGCGCCTGGTTCTGAAGGCGGTGGTTTAGCTAACGCAATCGTCGGTAGCTTAATGCTTATCGGTTGTTGTACTTTGATCAGCACACCAGTAGGCGTACTTGCTGGCCTGTATCTATCTGAGTATGGCGATCGCAGCAAAGTTGCCGCTATCACCCGTTTTGTAACTGACATCATGCTTTCAGCTCCATCAATCGTGATTGGCTTGTTTGTCTATGCATTTGTAGTGGCTCAAGTAAGGCACTTCTCAGGCTGGGCAGGCACTATTGCACTGGCTCTCATCGCCATACCTGTTGTTGTGAGAACAACCGAGAACATGCTGCGCTTAGTCCCTGGAAGCCTCCGCGAGGCTGCATATGCGCTAGGAACACCAAAGTGGAAAGTAGCATTCATGATTACTCTGCGTGCTGCACAAAGTGGTGTGATGACTGGCATCTTGCTAGCACTTGCGCGTGTCAGTGGCGAAACAGCACCGTTATTGTTTACTGCACTAAATAATCAATTTTTCTCTACTAATATGAATGCTCCAATGGCTAATTTGCCAGTGGTGATCTTTCAATTTGCAATGAGTCCTTATGACAATTGGGTAGATCTTGCTTGGGGTGGTGCTTTGCTAATTACATTTGCAGTACTTGGATTAAATATCCTTGCTCGTGTGGTATTCCGAGATAAGGTGCAGGGATGA
- the folP gene encoding dihydropteroate synthase: protein MAKIGIQVMPTTWRCGRFLFDFSKRKRPIVMGILNATPDSFSDGGQFRSAKDAIAQAEIMIKSGVDLIDIGGESTRPGAEPVSLHEELDRVLPVIEGLKDCGVPLSIDTYKAETMRQALTAGVDCVNDIWALRQEGAMSAVLESNKCGIVLMHMQRDPVTMQFNPEYQDVVAEVKQFLKERADLLIGKGIDHNRITIDPGFGFGKSLEHNLNMLTKFQSFSELGYPVLAGISRKSMIGKITGKDTNERVAPSVVAAIMAADRGAKIVRVHDVPETIDAFKLWEAVNT from the coding sequence ATGGCTAAGATAGGCATTCAAGTGATGCCCACAACATGGCGTTGTGGGCGTTTTCTTTTTGACTTTAGTAAACGTAAGCGCCCCATCGTCATGGGCATTCTGAATGCCACACCAGACTCCTTCTCAGACGGTGGCCAATTTAGAAGCGCAAAAGATGCAATTGCACAAGCAGAGATCATGATCAAGAGTGGGGTTGATCTTATTGATATAGGCGGCGAGTCTACGAGACCCGGAGCTGAACCTGTATCTCTGCATGAAGAATTAGATCGCGTATTGCCAGTGATTGAGGGATTAAAAGATTGTGGTGTTCCGCTATCAATCGATACCTACAAAGCAGAAACGATGCGCCAAGCTCTCACGGCTGGCGTGGATTGCGTAAATGATATCTGGGCACTCAGACAAGAGGGTGCTATGAGTGCAGTTCTTGAGAGTAACAAGTGCGGCATTGTATTAATGCACATGCAGCGTGACCCAGTGACAATGCAATTTAACCCTGAATACCAAGATGTCGTTGCAGAAGTTAAACAGTTTCTAAAAGAGCGTGCCGATCTATTAATCGGTAAAGGTATTGACCACAACCGTATTACGATTGATCCTGGGTTTGGTTTTGGTAAGAGCCTTGAACATAACCTGAATATGCTCACTAAATTCCAGAGTTTCTCAGAACTGGGTTATCCAGTTTTAGCAGGCATATCCCGTAAATCAATGATAGGCAAAATTACCGGTAAAGATACGAACGAGCGTGTTGCGCCTAGTGTTGTGGCAGCCATTATGGCCGCAGATCGAGGCGCCAAGATTGTCAGGGTGCATGATGTGCCTGAGACTATCGATGCCTTTAAGCTTTGGGAGGCTGTAAATACCTAG
- the phoU gene encoding phosphate signaling complex protein PhoU: MPDKHLSSQFDADLNSLSSRLLEMGGLVESQIATAMRAFTQMDLDTCNVVIENEKLVNDLEIQIDSACTELIARRQPTARDLRLVMAVSKAITNLERAGDEAERVAKRTKRLIESGLPHNINVAEIRLSGQMAISLLRRSLDAFARLDTIAAADVVQEDRQIDEEFRGFVRKLITYMSEDPHMISTGLDMLTIAKAIERIGDHAKNIAEFVIYIAKGSDVRHIPHEDLVREANRQ, encoded by the coding sequence ATGCCAGATAAGCACCTATCATCACAATTCGACGCAGATCTCAATTCCCTGTCCAGCCGTTTACTTGAAATGGGTGGATTAGTAGAATCGCAAATTGCTACTGCTATGCGTGCATTTACGCAAATGGATCTCGATACCTGCAATGTAGTCATTGAAAACGAAAAGCTTGTTAATGACTTAGAGATTCAAATTGATTCCGCCTGCACCGAATTAATTGCACGTAGACAGCCTACTGCCAGGGATTTACGCCTTGTCATGGCCGTGTCTAAAGCCATTACCAACCTTGAGCGTGCTGGTGATGAAGCGGAGAGGGTCGCTAAGCGCACTAAACGTTTAATTGAATCTGGTTTGCCTCATAACATTAACGTTGCCGAAATACGCTTATCCGGTCAGATGGCTATTTCTTTGCTCCGTCGTAGCTTGGATGCATTTGCTCGCCTAGATACAATTGCAGCAGCTGACGTGGTTCAAGAGGACCGTCAAATTGATGAGGAGTTTAGGGGCTTTGTACGAAAACTTATCACGTACATGTCCGAAGATCCACACATGATTAGTACTGGCCTAGATATGCTAACGATCGCGAAAGCAATCGAGCGTATCGGAGATCATGCCAAAAATATTGCAGAGTTTGTGATCTATATTGCCAAGGGATCTGATGTTCGTCATATCCCCCATGAAGATTTAGTTCGCGAAGCTAATAGACAATAA
- a CDS encoding DUF2252 domain-containing protein translates to MADGKALRKVVSHIEQGVYTPPNHRIDPITILEDQAKTRIGSLIPIRYERMLQSPFAFFRGGAAIMAQDLANQPITNITVQLCGDMHVSNFGFFGTAEHRLIFGINDFDETLPGSWEWDIKRLVASALIASESMGGDKSLGKMLVYRIASEYQKRMEQYAKMPYLDLAQEFIGEKDVRKHFSKEHQKKLDVYLKETKGQGNIQVLQSLTTLVGKNRKIINKPPLIEHFKKNAYGVPLKNLIDKALLNYSSTLLADRQILFQRYSLKDYARKVVGIGSVGTNCMVLYFEGDSENDPLFLQYKEAQKSVLSPYLGESIYRDMGRRVVAGQHLLQGAPDIFLNYGAVQYDINKSQGFYLRQLRDMKGGIGVGAGGVSLKNFPDYAKLFGWALALGHARSGDAALIAGYCGQSRSLNDALYGFAKSYSKQNAKDFDAFCKAVKSGKLKVSGKKVGLKR, encoded by the coding sequence ATGGCAGATGGAAAGGCTTTGCGAAAAGTTGTAAGCCATATAGAGCAGGGTGTATACACGCCACCTAACCACAGAATTGATCCCATTACTATATTGGAGGACCAGGCAAAGACTCGAATAGGATCGCTTATCCCCATTCGTTACGAACGCATGCTGCAATCCCCTTTTGCCTTTTTTAGAGGTGGTGCTGCAATCATGGCCCAAGATCTTGCTAATCAGCCAATAACCAATATTACAGTTCAGTTATGTGGCGATATGCATGTCTCTAACTTTGGTTTTTTTGGCACAGCAGAACATCGTCTTATTTTTGGCATTAATGACTTTGATGAGACTCTGCCAGGAAGTTGGGAATGGGATATCAAGCGCCTAGTTGCTAGCGCCTTGATTGCTTCTGAGAGTATGGGTGGCGATAAATCTCTTGGGAAGATGCTTGTTTATCGTATAGCCTCTGAATATCAAAAGCGTATGGAGCAATACGCGAAGATGCCGTACTTGGATTTAGCGCAAGAATTTATTGGCGAAAAAGATGTACGTAAACATTTCAGCAAAGAGCATCAAAAAAAACTTGATGTTTACCTTAAGGAGACCAAGGGACAAGGGAATATTCAAGTACTCCAAAGCTTAACTACTTTGGTTGGCAAGAATCGCAAGATTATTAATAAGCCCCCACTAATTGAGCATTTTAAGAAGAATGCCTACGGTGTGCCATTAAAAAATCTCATTGATAAGGCGCTATTAAATTATTCCAGCACCTTACTAGCGGATCGTCAAATCTTATTTCAGCGCTACTCGCTAAAAGACTACGCCAGAAAAGTTGTTGGTATTGGAAGCGTGGGTACAAACTGCATGGTTCTTTATTTTGAAGGTGATAGTGAAAATGACCCCTTATTTTTGCAATACAAGGAAGCACAGAAATCAGTCCTAAGTCCTTATCTTGGCGAGTCAATATATCGGGATATGGGTCGACGCGTAGTAGCTGGCCAACATTTACTTCAAGGTGCCCCGGACATCTTCTTAAATTATGGAGCAGTTCAATACGATATCAATAAGAGTCAAGGCTTCTATTTGCGTCAATTGCGCGATATGAAGGGTGGAATTGGGGTTGGTGCCGGAGGTGTTTCTCTTAAAAACTTCCCTGACTATGCAAAACTATTTGGCTGGGCCTTAGCGCTTGGTCATGCCCGCTCGGGCGATGCAGCATTAATTGCTGGATACTGTGGACAGTCCAGGAGTCTTAATGATGCGCTTTATGGGTTTGCTAAATCCTATTCAAAACAAAATGCAAAGGACTTCGATGCGTTTTGCAAAGCGGTGAAAAGCGGAAAATTGAAGGTTTCGGGCAAGAAAGTGGGGCTAAAACGCTAA
- the pstB gene encoding phosphate ABC transporter ATP-binding protein PstB encodes MFDLNEIDSQGGRVDTLNQEPQNAAVNAIEVRNLNFYYGAFQGLKKINLDIEQGKVTAFIGPSGCGKSTLLRTLNRMYDLYPGQRAEGEINFYGQNILEPGQDLNLLRSRIGMVFQKPTPFPMSIYENIAFGVRLYEKLSRSEMDERVEWALNKAALWNEVKDKLNQSGLSLSGGQQQRLCIARGVAVKPSVILLDEPTSALDPISTGKVEELIHELKEDYTIAIVTHNMQQAARVSDYTAYMYLGSLIEYGKTDEIFIKPKRKETEDYITGRFG; translated from the coding sequence ATGTTTGACTTAAATGAGATTGATAGTCAAGGGGGTAGAGTGGATACGTTAAACCAAGAACCGCAAAATGCGGCAGTGAACGCAATTGAGGTTCGTAATTTGAATTTTTACTACGGTGCATTCCAAGGCCTAAAGAAAATCAATCTGGATATTGAGCAAGGCAAGGTAACGGCATTTATTGGACCTTCGGGCTGCGGAAAGTCAACCCTATTGCGCACACTCAATCGCATGTATGACCTATATCCAGGTCAACGCGCTGAAGGTGAGATTAATTTTTATGGACAGAATATCTTAGAGCCAGGACAAGACTTAAACCTATTGCGCTCCCGTATTGGTATGGTTTTTCAGAAACCAACGCCATTCCCAATGTCGATATATGAAAACATCGCCTTTGGTGTTCGTCTATACGAAAAGCTCTCTCGCTCTGAAATGGATGAGCGTGTAGAGTGGGCGCTCAATAAAGCTGCTTTATGGAATGAAGTGAAAGATAAGCTTAACCAAAGCGGTTTGTCACTATCTGGTGGTCAGCAACAGCGTCTCTGTATCGCCCGCGGCGTAGCCGTGAAGCCCTCTGTAATCTTGTTGGATGAGCCAACATCTGCCTTGGATCCAATCTCTACCGGAAAGGTAGAAGAATTGATTCATGAGCTTAAAGAAGATTACACAATCGCAATCGTGACTCATAATATGCAACAAGCAGCACGTGTTTCTGACTATACGGCCTATATGTACTTAGGTAGCTTAATTGAGTATGGCAAAACCGATGAAATATTCATCAAGCCAAAGCGCAAAGAAACAGAAGATTACATAACCGGCCGATTCGGTTAA
- the pstS gene encoding phosphate ABC transporter substrate-binding protein PstS yields the protein MKSFLKKALVISAISLAPAAFAVDMTGAGATFPYPIYAKWAEAYKAKTGSNLNYQSIGSSGGIKQIKAKTVDFGATDNPVKFSDLEADGMVQFPAIIGGVVPVINVDGVKPGEIKLDGPTLADIFQGVISDWGDKRIAIMNPGVKIPSGPITVVVRADGSGTTAIFTDYLAKTSTLFKDAVGSGASVKWPAASTVGGKGNEGVAANVTRVKNSVGYVEYAYAKKNKMTFISLKNKDGQYVAPDDLTFAAAAASTDWAAIPGMGTFITNAPGAKSWPITGASFILIYKNPENKANVAEVIKFFDFAFKDGKKMAEELDYVPMPDKTTEFIRKNVFTKIATK from the coding sequence ATGAAATCTTTCTTGAAAAAAGCTCTAGTCATTAGCGCTATTTCACTTGCTCCTGCAGCTTTTGCAGTGGACATGACAGGTGCTGGCGCGACATTCCCATACCCAATTTACGCAAAGTGGGCTGAGGCCTATAAGGCAAAGACTGGTTCTAACTTGAACTATCAATCTATTGGTTCTTCTGGTGGCATTAAGCAAATCAAAGCAAAAACGGTTGATTTCGGTGCAACTGACAATCCAGTGAAATTCTCAGACCTCGAAGCTGATGGCATGGTTCAGTTTCCAGCCATTATTGGCGGTGTAGTTCCTGTGATTAACGTTGACGGTGTTAAACCTGGTGAGATTAAGTTGGATGGTCCAACATTGGCTGACATTTTCCAAGGCGTCATCTCTGATTGGGGTGATAAGCGTATTGCGATCATGAATCCCGGTGTGAAGATTCCTAGTGGCCCAATTACAGTAGTCGTTCGTGCTGATGGCTCTGGTACTACTGCGATTTTCACTGATTACCTTGCTAAGACAAGCACTTTATTCAAGGACGCTGTTGGTTCTGGTGCTTCTGTAAAGTGGCCAGCTGCCTCTACAGTAGGCGGTAAGGGTAATGAGGGTGTTGCTGCTAACGTTACTCGCGTGAAGAATTCGGTTGGTTATGTTGAGTATGCCTATGCCAAGAAAAACAAGATGACTTTCATATCTTTGAAGAACAAAGACGGTCAATATGTTGCTCCTGATGACTTAACTTTCGCAGCAGCTGCAGCAAGCACTGATTGGGCTGCAATTCCAGGCATGGGTACATTTATTACCAATGCTCCTGGTGCAAAATCATGGCCAATTACTGGTGCTTCATTCATCTTGATCTACAAGAACCCAGAAAATAAAGCAAACGTTGCTGAAGTCATTAAATTCTTTGACTTTGCATTCAAAGACGGCAAGAAGATGGCGGAAGAGTTGGACTATGTACCAATGCCTGACAAGACTACAGAGTTCATTCGTAAGAATGTATTCACCAAGATTGCGACTAAGTAA
- the phoB gene encoding phosphate regulon transcriptional regulator PhoB gives MTHRILIVEDEPSIAELIAINLSHAGYEVEKAMQTDLAISMMKDQLPSLIILDWMLPGKSGVQFAKELRSNDRTKALPILMLTAKSEESDKVLGLDSGADDYVTKPFSPKELVARVRAILRRQAPIEDTGPLTVGPLKLDPSSHRVVAVWPSIDPKPIALGPTEFRLLQFFMANPERVHSRGNLLDKVWGNEVYIEERTVDVHIKRLRAALAPYECDRYIETVRGSGYRITKTPTES, from the coding sequence ATGACTCACCGCATACTCATAGTTGAGGATGAGCCATCAATTGCAGAATTGATTGCGATTAATCTATCTCATGCAGGATATGAGGTCGAAAAGGCAATGCAAACTGATCTAGCCATAAGTATGATGAAAGATCAGTTGCCAAGTTTGATTATCTTAGACTGGATGCTTCCTGGAAAATCTGGTGTGCAGTTTGCAAAAGAGTTGCGCTCAAATGACAGGACTAAAGCATTACCTATCCTGATGCTCACTGCCAAAAGTGAAGAATCTGATAAGGTATTGGGGTTAGATTCTGGTGCTGATGACTATGTAACTAAGCCTTTTTCACCAAAAGAGCTTGTGGCCAGAGTAAGGGCAATACTTCGTAGACAGGCCCCAATTGAGGATACTGGTCCACTCACCGTTGGACCTCTTAAATTGGATCCCAGTTCACACCGTGTTGTGGCTGTATGGCCTAGCATTGATCCCAAACCGATTGCTCTTGGCCCTACGGAATTTCGTTTATTACAATTCTTTATGGCCAATCCTGAACGCGTTCATTCACGTGGCAATTTATTGGATAAAGTATGGGGAAATGAAGTCTATATCGAAGAAAGAACAGTAGACGTCCATATTAAGCGCTTGAGGGCTGCACTTGCTCCTTATGAGTGTGACCGCTATATTGAAACTGTACGTGGTAGCGGGTATCGCATTACCAAGACCCCGACTGAATCCTAA
- the phoR gene encoding phosphate regulon sensor histidine kinase PhoR has protein sequence MLSVLTRFFVIICMAFIAAFVVLTFWGVEFAIAAGISVLAIPLVYAYINLARLRKYILADTVENMPLPSGFWEEVFFRLQRLVRNLKQRIRSIEQQHDHFIEAFQASPNGIVMLDDNDQIEWCNAIAERFFGLIFKRDVMQRINFLIRRPEFVQYLNKRIFDEPLLLERMGTDGSLTLMLQAFPFGQKRHLLLIQDVTDLQNADAMRRDFVANVSHEMRTPITVLMGFLETVQSLELQKDQQDQYFDLMMAQAQRMKSLVEDLLTLANLESNALPASNTVVKVETLMALIKNDAEALSQGKHALSFDILSPMNLLGDEREILSAFSNLVSNAIRYTPEVGAIHVSWNQNEQGQGEFSVTDSGPGIASEHLSRLTERFYRVDRSRSRDTGGTGLGLAIVKHIANRHQAQLVIESTPGKGSKFLLRFPQDRLAA, from the coding sequence ATGTTATCTGTGCTAACCCGCTTTTTTGTCATTATTTGTATGGCCTTTATTGCCGCATTTGTTGTATTGACATTCTGGGGTGTGGAATTCGCTATTGCCGCTGGAATCTCTGTACTTGCTATACCGCTTGTTTACGCATATATTAATTTAGCTAGGCTTCGAAAATATATCCTAGCCGATACCGTTGAAAATATGCCCTTACCAAGTGGATTCTGGGAGGAGGTATTCTTTAGGCTTCAGCGACTTGTTAGAAACTTAAAACAACGCATTCGCAGTATTGAACAACAACACGATCACTTCATAGAAGCATTTCAAGCATCACCAAATGGCATTGTGATGCTTGATGATAACGATCAGATCGAATGGTGTAATGCTATTGCAGAGCGTTTTTTTGGGTTGATATTCAAACGTGATGTGATGCAAAGAATTAATTTTTTAATTCGCCGTCCAGAGTTTGTGCAATACCTGAATAAACGCATATTTGATGAACCATTGCTCTTGGAGCGAATGGGGACTGATGGCTCGCTAACTTTAATGTTGCAAGCATTTCCATTTGGCCAAAAACGTCATCTATTGCTAATTCAAGACGTAACTGATTTACAAAATGCAGATGCTATGCGACGTGATTTCGTCGCCAATGTATCTCATGAGATGCGTACTCCAATCACTGTATTGATGGGTTTTCTTGAAACCGTGCAATCTCTTGAGCTTCAGAAAGATCAGCAAGATCAATATTTTGATTTAATGATGGCGCAAGCCCAAAGAATGAAGAGCCTTGTGGAGGATCTCCTGACCTTGGCCAATTTGGAGTCCAATGCCTTGCCAGCCTCCAACACAGTCGTAAAGGTTGAAACTTTAATGGCATTAATTAAAAATGATGCTGAAGCACTCTCGCAAGGAAAACATGCGCTTAGTTTTGACATTCTTTCGCCAATGAATTTACTTGGCGATGAAAGAGAAATTCTTTCCGCATTTAGCAATTTAGTGTCGAATGCAATTCGTTATACCCCTGAAGTTGGAGCTATTCATGTCTCATGGAATCAGAATGAACAGGGACAAGGGGAGTTTTCTGTAACTGACTCTGGCCCCGGCATAGCATCTGAACATCTGTCTAGACTAACTGAGCGTTTTTACCGTGTAGATAGAAGTAGATCTAGAGATACGGGTGGAACAGGTCTTGGTTTGGCTATAGTTAAACATATTGCCAACCGACATCAGGCTCAGTTGGTTATTGAGAGTACCCCAGGAAAAGGGAGCAAATTTCTTTTAAGATTTCCTCAAGACAGACTAGCAGCCTAA
- the pstC gene encoding phosphate ABC transporter permease subunit PstC has product MIDNAQSHSAPTPQALRIAKLQRVQDFLFHAITQFFACSVLIALLGIIISLVINAWPALSTFGLGFFFTQEWDIVNGEFGGLIAIYGTLVTSVIALLIAVPLSFGIAVFLTELCPGPLRRPLGTAVELLAAVPSIIYGMFGLFIFAPLFADYIEPALAATLGKIPGLGILFSGAFNGIGVLCAGLILAMMILPFIASVMRDVFEIVPPVLKESAYGIGCTTWEVVKNVVLPYTKAGVIGGVMLGLGRALGETMAVTFVIGNSQRLSASLFAPGTSIASTLANEFGEAEAGNHLSSLFALGLALFIITFVVLACAKWMLNNMEKKQGLKS; this is encoded by the coding sequence ATGATTGATAACGCCCAATCCCATTCGGCGCCAACGCCTCAGGCCCTCAGAATTGCTAAGTTACAGAGAGTTCAAGACTTCTTGTTTCATGCAATTACCCAGTTTTTTGCTTGTTCCGTATTAATTGCTTTGCTGGGGATCATTATTTCTTTGGTGATTAATGCTTGGCCTGCTTTGAGTACATTCGGCCTTGGCTTTTTCTTTACTCAAGAGTGGGATATCGTCAACGGTGAGTTTGGCGGCCTCATTGCTATCTACGGCACGCTAGTAACCTCAGTTATTGCTTTGCTGATCGCCGTTCCACTTAGTTTTGGTATTGCCGTTTTCTTAACAGAACTTTGTCCGGGCCCATTGCGTCGACCTTTGGGTACTGCAGTTGAGCTATTGGCCGCTGTTCCATCCATCATCTACGGTATGTTTGGCTTGTTTATTTTTGCACCATTGTTTGCTGATTACATTGAGCCAGCATTAGCTGCAACTTTAGGTAAGATTCCAGGTTTAGGCATTCTGTTCTCTGGAGCATTCAACGGCATTGGTGTTCTTTGCGCAGGCCTTATTCTGGCGATGATGATTCTACCTTTCATTGCCTCGGTGATGCGTGACGTATTCGAGATTGTTCCTCCAGTGCTTAAAGAGTCTGCCTATGGCATTGGTTGTACTACCTGGGAAGTGGTAAAAAATGTGGTTTTGCCATATACAAAAGCTGGTGTGATCGGTGGCGTCATGCTCGGCTTAGGGCGTGCACTTGGCGAAACCATGGCAGTTACCTTTGTTATTGGCAATTCACAACGTTTGTCTGCCTCCTTATTCGCACCAGGTACATCCATTGCTTCCACTCTAGCCAATGAGTTTGGAGAGGCAGAAGCTGGAAACCATTTATCTTCCTTGTTCGCCCTTGGTCTTGCACTATTCATCATTACCTTCGTAGTTTTGGCATGTGCAAAATGGATGCTGAACAATATGGAAAAGAAGCAGGGCCTTAAATCATGA